The genomic DNA CGCCGTGCTCGCGCAGTTCGGCCGCGATCGCCATGGTGAAGCCGTTCACCGCGCCTTTTCCGGCCGGATATCCGGTACCGCCGTAATCGCCCAGGTAGGCGAAGGAACTGGTGTTGACGATCGCACCGCTGCGCTGGGCGACCATGTGCCCGGCCGCGGCCCGGCAGGTGTGAAACGCCGTACCGATGTGGCCGGCCATCAGGGTGTCGAACTGCGCGCCGGTCACGGTCAGGATCGACGAGCCGGCCGGTTCGGCGATGCCGGCACAGTTCACCAGGATGTCGATCCGGCCGAAGTGTTTGGTGCACGTCCCGATCAGTCCTTCGGCGGTGGGCTCATCGGTGGGCGAACCGGCAAAGCCCACGGCTCCGTCGATGGTGTCGACGGCTGCGGCCACCGCGTCGGGGTCTCGGCCGTTGACGACCACGCCGGCTCCCAGCCGGGCCAGCAGTTCGGCCACGGCCCGCCCCACCCCGCGGCTGCCTCCGACCACCACGGCGCCGCGGCCTTCCAGGACACGTTCCATGTCGATCAACATAGAGTGATGCGATGACGGAGCCCCCTCCGATCCGCCGGTGGGACCCGCTGCGCCCGCTGGACCTGATGAGCGCCGTGTGGTCGACAGCCGTCGCGGTGCCGCCGGTGTCGACGGGAGCGGCCGCGGCCCACCGCACCGTGTTCTTCACGCTGCGCCGCATGGTGGTGGGCCGTCGGATCACCGTGCGGGCCGCCGGCTCTCCGGTGACCATGACGGTCTCGGAGGTGGGATCCCGCCTCGATGTCCGCCGGCTCTCGGTCGGCCAACTGGACGACGTCCGGGTGGTGGCCCGCGACATCACCTGGCAGGCAAGCCGATTCGACCGTGCCTCGGCGGTGTTGCACAACGTGCACGTTCGGCCGGGAACGTCGCCGATGTTGGTGGCCGCACCGGTCGAGTTGACCCTGGAC from Mycolicibacterium tokaiense includes the following:
- a CDS encoding SDR family NAD(P)-dependent oxidoreductase, coding for MERVLEGRGAVVVGGSRGVGRAVAELLARLGAGVVVNGRDPDAVAAAVDTIDGAVGFAGSPTDEPTAEGLIGTCTKHFGRIDILVNCAGIAEPAGSSILTVTGAQFDTLMAGHIGTAFHTCRAAAGHMVAQRSGAIVNTSSFAYLGDYGGTGYPAGKGAVNGFTMAIAAELREHGVRANVVCPGARTRLSTGAQYEQQIRTLHRRGLLDDVSMHAALDPAPPDYVAALYAYLVSDLARGVTGQILIGAGNFVGRFARPRPDLLGYRDHSASPPWSLDELHAMISGEVSPPGGE
- a CDS encoding LmeA family phospholipid-binding protein, with product MTEPPPIRRWDPLRPLDLMSAVWSTAVAVPPVSTGAAAAHRTVFFTLRRMVVGRRITVRAAGSPVTMTVSEVGSRLDVRRLSVGQLDDVRVVARDITWQASRFDRASAVLHNVHVRPGTSPMLVAAPVELTLDVPTEALDDLVSTMVPLLAGTVGDDGVARLRFARRPGLGQMEIDAELDGSAVALRARSVTIGRRRWPLPASTPAYRMALPELPHGVRLTGVHFEPGLMRLSGLLQQWRMGFTPRHLEYLLGF